From the Quercus lobata isolate SW786 chromosome 6, ValleyOak3.0 Primary Assembly, whole genome shotgun sequence genome, one window contains:
- the LOC115994748 gene encoding multiple RNA-binding domain-containing protein 1 — MEDHFKTQTVPHPLGTRICVKNLPKYVAEDRLRELFSQKGEITDAKLMRTKNGKSRQFAFIGFRTEPEAGEAIKYFNKSYIDTFRITCEIAHKVGDPSLPRPWSQYSLKKEEKATEEKKLAGAKNSSLVGSKEERKNLKKGSENYDPKLQEFLEVMQPRMKSKLWANDTLITNTADQNVNLSEKQIQEKEEHNDKSFPVHVDLDEHETVEHGLSDSHETKKPHNLAHDELISDMDYFKSRVKQEWSDSENSDDDDDNDNDSDKNDDNDYKEDRSGSLKESIESQDACKVDPKGSNTTLKEVVPEEEVEEEEHSHDSDSGISKPGHLASSLKDEKEVVLETGRLFVRNLPYTANEEELEEHFSKFGDVSQVHIVIDKDTKRSKGIAYVRYAVAESAMRALEELDNSDFQGRLLHVLPAKEKSSSDQQGTDVSVAQTPKNFKQKREEERKASEASGDTRAWNSFFMRSDTVVENIARKYGVSKSELLDREADDLAVRIALAETQVIAETKKALTNAGVNVSSLEEYAAGKVDGVKRSNHVLLVKNLPYGSSENELAKMFSKFGSLDKIILPPTKTLALVVFLEPAEARAAFRGLLYKRYKDAPLYLEWAPGNILTQCSTSKIDEKNNAIGEHDAKRFILEQQEGLMDMDIDPDRVESRTLFVKNLNFKTTDESLKKHFTDNIKEGRTLSVKVKKHEKNGKNVSIGFGFIQFDSVETATNICRDLQGTVLDGHALILQFCHAKKDEQMLKKVDKDKSSSKLLVRNVAFEATEKDLRQLFSPFGQIKSLRLPKKFGNHRGFAFVEYVTKQEAQNALQALSSTHLYGRHLVLERAKEGESLEELRARTAAQFTEDQNGLQNPTKLSKKRKNMAILDEGTMKFKRIAN; from the exons ATTGCTCATAAAGTTGGGGATCCAAGTCTTCCTCGTCCTTGGAGTCAGTATTctttgaagaaagaagagaaagcaaCTGAAGAGAAGAAACTTGCTGGTGCTAAAAATTCAAGCCTTGTGGGTtctaaagaagagagaaagaatctTAAAAAGGGTAGTGAGAATTATGACCCTAAGCTTCAAGAGTTCCTTGAGGTCATGCAGCCACGCATGAAGTCAAAATTGTGGGCAAATGATACATTGATAACAAATACAGCCGACCAAAATGTTAATCTCAGTGAGAAGCAAAttcaagaaaaggaggaacaCAATGATAAATCATTTCCAGTACATGTTGACTTAGATGAGCATGAAACAGTAGAACATGGGTTATCAGATAGCCATGAAACTAAGAAACCACATAATCTTGCTCATGATGAACTCATTTCAGATATGGATTACTTCAAGAGTAGAGTAAAACAGGAATGGTCAGATTCAGAaaatagtgatgatgatgatgataatgacaATGACAGTGataaaaatgatgataatgattACAAAGAAGACAGAAGTGGATCTTTAAAGGAAAGCATTGAGAGCCAGGATGCTTGTAAAGTAGATCCAAAGGGATCGAACACTACCCTTAAAGAGGTTGTACCTGAAGAAGAGGTTGAAGAGGAAGAACATTCCCATGACTCGGACAGTGGAATATCTAAACCTGGGCACCTAGCATCAAGTTTGAAAGATGAGAAAGAAGTTGTTCTTGAGACTGGTCGTCTTTTTGTGCGTAATCTGCCATACACAGCAAA TGAGGAGGAACTGGAAGAGCATTTTAGTAAATTCGGTGATGTCTCACAGGTCCATATTGTTATTGACAAAGATACGAAACGGTCCAAAGGAATAGCTTATGTCCGTTATGCAGTTGCAGAATCTGCAATGAG GGCATTAGAAGAATTAGACAATTCAGATTTCCAAGGCAGATTATTGCATGTTTTGCCagctaaagaaaaaagttcTTCTGACCAGCAAGG GACTGATGTTTCTGTTGCCCaaactccaaaaaattttaagcaaaagagggaggaagagaggaaggcATCTGAAGCCAGTGGAGATACAAGAGCATGGAATAGCTTTTTCATGCGCTCTGATACA GTTGTTGAAAACATCGCTAGGAAATATGGTGTAAGTAAGAGTGAATTACTTGATCGGGAAGCTGATGATCTTGCTGTACGCATAGCTTTGGCAGAAACGCAAGTGATTGCAGAGACTAAAAAAGCTCTTACAAATGCTGGAGTAAATGTATCATCTTTAGAGGAATATGCTGCTGGGAAAGTTGATGGGGTAAAAAGAAGCAACCATGTTCTGTTAGTGAAGAACTTGCCGTATGGTTCTTCCGAAAATGAATTGGCCAAGATGTTTAGCAAATTTGGGAGTTTGGACAAAATTATTCTCCCTCCAACAAAAACATTGGCCTTG GTTGTTTTCCTTGAACCAGCTGAAGCTCGTGCAGCTTTTAGAGGTTTATTATATAAGCGTTACaa GGATGCACCGCTATATTTGGAATGGGCTCCTGGCAATATTCTTACTCAATGTTCTACATCCAAGATTGATGAAAAGAATAATGCTATTGGTGAACATGATGCCAAGAGATTCATACTGGAGCAACAAGAGGGATTAATGGACATGGATATTGATCCTGATAGAGTTGAG TCACGAACTCTATTTGTCAAGAACCTGAATTTTAAGACAACTGATGAGAGTTTGAAAAAGCATTTCACTGACAACATAAAGGAGGGAAGAACTTTAAGTGTCAAG GTGAAGAAGCATGAGAAGAATGGGAAGAATGTTTCAATAGGCTTTGGTTTCATCCAGTTTGATTCTGTTGAGACAGCCACCAATATTTGTAGAGATTTGCAG GGAACTGTTTTGGATGGCCATGCTCTTATCTTGCAGTTTTGTCATGCTAAGAAGGATGAACAAATGCTGAAAAAAGTTGACAAGGATAAGAGTTCAAGTAAATTACTTGTCAGAAATGTAGCATTCGAGGCAACAGAGAAAGATTTGAGACAGCTATTTAGTCCATTTGGCCAG ATTAAGAGCCTAAGGCTGCCAAAGAAGTTTGGAAATCATAGAGGGTTTGCTTTTGTGGAGTATGTTACAAAGCAAGAGGCACAGAATGCACTTCAAGCACTTTCAAGCACACATTTATATGGTCGACATTTG GTTCTTGAGAGAGCGAAGGAAGGTGAGAGCTTAGAAGAGTTGCGAGCTAGAACAGCTGCTCAGTTTACTGAAGATCAAAATGGGCTTCAAAATCCGACTAAATTGTCCAAAAAGAGGAAGAACATGGCTATCTTGGATGAAGGAACAATGAAGTTCAAAAGGATTGCCAATTAG